A section of the Spirosoma pollinicola genome encodes:
- a CDS encoding antitoxin Xre-like helix-turn-helix domain-containing protein: MVHTRIQSARSRQGQAIIPQAQRKASRALVDEVADLSGLTKKEMATLIGLTERALYKTTTGDFSVLISEHLFRLKALFEHGLAVFDQHKKTLTRWLKTPLAELATPETGFDPLLQSIAARPLNEISQTTGPYDLIAAANQREAEFTAERTSSESVAYPTPLSLLNTATGIGLVDDVFTRIEYGVFS; encoded by the coding sequence ATGGTACATACTCGAATCCAGTCGGCCAGGTCCCGCCAGGGACAGGCTATCATTCCTCAGGCCCAGCGCAAAGCCTCTCGGGCGTTAGTTGATGAGGTAGCCGACCTGAGCGGACTCACCAAAAAAGAAATGGCGACCCTGATCGGGTTAACCGAACGGGCCTTGTACAAAACAACAACTGGCGATTTCTCGGTACTGATTTCAGAACATTTATTCCGGCTCAAAGCCTTGTTTGAACACGGATTAGCAGTGTTTGACCAGCATAAAAAAACCTTAACCAGATGGCTGAAGACCCCACTGGCGGAACTGGCCACCCCAGAAACAGGCTTTGATCCCCTCCTTCAATCAATAGCGGCCAGGCCACTGAACGAAATCAGTCAGACTACCGGCCCCTACGACCTGATTGCGGCCGCTAACCAACGGGAAGCGGAGTTTACCGCCGAGCGGACCAGCTCCGAGTCCGTAGCGTATCCTACGCCCCTGTCGTTGCTCAATACGGCGACGGGTATTGGGCTGGTGGATGATGTTTTTACCCGCATCGAATACGGAGTATTTAGCTGA
- a CDS encoding phosphotransferase enzyme family protein has product MSATFPATYSTLSSTALATLLAKTYELENVRCAFLVRGVGDTYLVESAQDQFILRIYRSSHRSLAHIQAEVALLLALKQAGVSVSYPIVDRTGGTIQTITAIEGQRQAVLFSYAPGQPASILTPDQLRSLGREMARFHRVSSTLTLPGERWVFDLDTTLFQPLERLQATFSADQESYAWLQNQANYLSEKLSHINTTGFLTGYCHFDFLPKNVHFDGDSVTLFDFDFMGYGWLVNDIMSFWQHLALGVYAGRMSQQACNEAYAIFLEGYGEFSSISDQELALVPYLSLGFWLFYMSFHRTHDQFYGFSQPSHRNVYISFLRHLVATHWDKLID; this is encoded by the coding sequence ATGAGCGCTACCTTCCCCGCTACTTATTCGACTCTCAGTTCCACCGCCCTAGCTACTTTATTAGCCAAAACCTATGAACTAGAAAATGTGCGATGTGCCTTCCTAGTTCGGGGAGTGGGCGACACCTATTTGGTTGAATCAGCACAGGATCAATTCATCCTACGGATTTACCGATCTTCCCATCGAAGTCTAGCACACATCCAAGCCGAAGTGGCGTTGCTGCTCGCACTCAAGCAGGCTGGCGTATCGGTGTCTTATCCTATCGTTGATCGTACAGGAGGGACCATTCAGACCATTACCGCCATCGAGGGACAACGACAGGCCGTCCTTTTTAGCTATGCTCCTGGCCAGCCAGCCAGTATATTGACACCCGATCAGCTCCGCTCATTGGGCCGGGAAATGGCGCGCTTTCACCGGGTTTCATCGACGCTCACACTGCCCGGAGAGCGGTGGGTTTTTGATCTGGACACGACCCTTTTTCAACCTCTTGAACGCTTGCAAGCCACCTTTAGCGCTGACCAGGAAAGCTACGCCTGGTTGCAAAACCAAGCCAACTACCTAAGTGAAAAGTTGTCACACATCAATACTACTGGTTTCCTGACCGGCTATTGCCATTTTGACTTCTTACCCAAGAACGTTCATTTTGACGGAGACTCAGTGACCTTATTTGACTTTGATTTTATGGGCTACGGTTGGTTGGTCAATGATATTATGTCGTTTTGGCAACATCTGGCCTTGGGGGTATACGCCGGTCGGATGAGCCAGCAAGCTTGTAATGAGGCCTATGCTATTTTTCTGGAGGGTTACGGTGAATTCAGTTCGATTAGTGACCAGGAACTGGCCCTAGTCCCTTATTTATCGCTGGGCTTTTGGCTGTTTTATATGAGCTTCCATAGGACTCATGACCAATTTTACGGCTTTAGCCAGCCCTCACACCGAAACGTGTATATTAGCTTTTTGCGGCATCTAGTAGCCACGCATTGGGACAAATTAATTGATTAA
- a CDS encoding RES family NAD+ phosphorylase gives MDVYRILKEPHWHDPLTVVGAEKAPGRWNPREQGILYTGSSPALTLLEIMVHLPEVAYEALPALRLFTLRLPENALRWINPQALPPGWDQPQALAVTQTFFAEWLEKPTELGLAVPSAVLPISYNYLLHPNHAQFGDIQIIGQVNLRLERRLWKR, from the coding sequence ATGGATGTCTACAGAATTCTGAAAGAACCGCATTGGCATGACCCCCTGACAGTAGTGGGAGCGGAGAAAGCCCCCGGCCGTTGGAACCCCAGAGAGCAGGGAATCCTGTATACGGGCTCCTCACCCGCTTTAACCCTGCTGGAAATTATGGTCCACCTACCCGAGGTAGCCTATGAGGCCCTACCCGCCCTGCGCCTGTTTACACTGCGCCTACCCGAGAATGCCTTGCGCTGGATCAACCCCCAAGCCCTGCCACCGGGCTGGGACCAACCCCAGGCGTTAGCCGTCACACAAACGTTTTTTGCCGAGTGGCTGGAAAAGCCCACTGAGTTAGGGTTGGCCGTTCCCTCGGCCGTGTTGCCAATCTCCTACAATTACCTGCTACACCCTAATCACGCTCAGTTTGGGGATATACAGATCATTGGCCAGGTGAACCTACGGCTCGAACGCCGACTTTGGAAACGGTAG
- a CDS encoding FAD-dependent oxidoreductase, whose product MNTQEGVNLLENKRIAIVGGGPGGLTLARLLQLKGADVTVYERDYSPSTRVQGATLDLHYESGLKALDNAGLLDAFKHAYRPGADKGRVVDTQANILYDDHGKDECNDFDNESFRPEIDRGDLRSLLLASLQADTVVWDSQLVQISPRLDAWQLTFKNGTTVVADLVVGADGAHSKVRPLLTSIQPFYAGTTIVQGNIADAATAAPTIHQLLQGGKLYTHTTGKFLHVSAKGDGSIDFYVSCRVDEDWLQTNGIDFADQQQLRAWLKQEFSGWAPVWFELFESVSLPLLIRPQYCVPFDQSWASQPSITLLGDAAHLMPPSGEGVNLAMLDALELSECLTSEQFATTQLALAAYEKPMLERGTEEAKVSMEGVEWMHTESANDKLVALFNE is encoded by the coding sequence ATGAACACACAGGAAGGCGTAAATTTATTAGAAAACAAACGGATAGCTATCGTTGGAGGTGGCCCTGGTGGCCTAACTCTGGCCCGTCTATTACAACTCAAAGGAGCGGATGTGACCGTCTATGAGCGGGATTATAGCCCAAGCACACGGGTGCAAGGGGCCACCCTTGACCTGCATTATGAATCGGGCCTAAAAGCCCTGGACAATGCGGGATTGCTGGACGCTTTTAAGCACGCCTACCGGCCAGGGGCCGACAAAGGGCGGGTGGTCGATACGCAGGCGAACATCCTCTATGACGATCACGGCAAGGACGAGTGCAACGATTTTGACAACGAATCGTTTCGGCCCGAAATCGACCGTGGCGATTTGCGGAGTCTATTATTAGCGTCTCTTCAGGCTGACACCGTCGTTTGGGACAGTCAGCTCGTCCAGATCTCACCAAGGCTTGATGCCTGGCAACTAACGTTTAAAAATGGTACCACCGTTGTCGCCGATCTTGTCGTTGGCGCCGATGGTGCTCATTCCAAAGTCCGTCCGTTACTGACGTCGATCCAGCCTTTTTATGCGGGTACGACCATTGTGCAGGGAAATATAGCCGATGCGGCCACGGCAGCACCAACCATTCATCAACTACTCCAAGGCGGCAAACTCTATACACATACGACGGGGAAATTTTTACATGTATCCGCTAAAGGGGATGGTAGTATTGATTTTTACGTGAGTTGTCGAGTCGATGAAGACTGGCTACAAACCAATGGGATTGATTTTGCTGATCAGCAGCAGTTGCGGGCCTGGTTAAAGCAAGAATTTAGCGGATGGGCCCCAGTTTGGTTTGAGCTGTTTGAGTCAGTAAGCCTGCCCCTTTTGATTCGCCCGCAATATTGCGTGCCCTTCGACCAAAGCTGGGCCTCTCAGCCAAGCATTACTCTATTAGGTGATGCGGCTCATCTAATGCCGCCTTCTGGTGAAGGCGTTAATTTGGCCATGCTGGATGCATTGGAGCTAAGCGAGTGTCTGACGAGTGAGCAGTTTGCCACTACCCAATTGGCCCTAGCCGCTTATGAGAAACCGATGCTAGAACGAGGAACTGAAGAAGCCAAAGTTTCGATGGAGGGGGTGGAGTGGATGCATACCGAATCGGCCAATGATAAGCTGGTAGCGTTGTTTAACGAATAA
- a CDS encoding helix-hairpin-helix domain-containing protein, which yields MTKEELNPLKVTPAEVKKLRALKIKKSEMHLHNIEVLQTLLVTSKIRAMELFALSEFQSLPSVGIRFAHDLIWMGYYSLHELKGKDPAKLTDQYELEKGVWTDPCVEDQFRLVVHFANHPNSKLNWWDFTPERKAFREKNGYPSTRPKKPWFELAQYQTGNQIAATQEATQKDLHKKLKLALAYMTKYPQEKITIAQLADLAHLSPYHFIRLFRSAYELTPLQYLTRLRLKKASLLLKKSDATVANIVPQCGFENESAFIRLFRKEFRLTPIAYRKQFGQKK from the coding sequence ATGACTAAAGAGGAGCTCAATCCACTGAAAGTAACACCCGCAGAAGTGAAAAAGCTGCGCGCGCTGAAAATCAAAAAGAGTGAAATGCACCTGCACAACATAGAGGTATTGCAGACGTTGCTTGTTACCTCAAAAATCAGGGCGATGGAGCTGTTTGCGTTATCTGAGTTTCAAAGTCTTCCCTCAGTCGGCATACGCTTCGCGCATGACCTGATCTGGATGGGCTATTATTCCCTACACGAGCTGAAAGGAAAGGACCCCGCAAAGCTCACTGATCAATACGAATTGGAAAAAGGGGTATGGACCGATCCCTGTGTTGAAGATCAGTTTCGGCTGGTCGTACATTTTGCCAACCACCCAAACAGTAAACTCAATTGGTGGGACTTCACCCCCGAGCGCAAAGCCTTCCGCGAAAAAAACGGCTATCCTTCCACGCGGCCAAAGAAGCCTTGGTTTGAGTTAGCTCAATACCAAACGGGCAACCAAATAGCGGCCACGCAGGAGGCCACCCAAAAAGACCTGCATAAAAAACTGAAACTCGCCTTGGCCTACATGACCAAATATCCACAAGAAAAAATCACCATCGCTCAACTGGCTGATTTAGCCCACCTCTCCCCCTATCATTTCATCCGCCTCTTCCGCAGTGCCTATGAACTGACACCCCTGCAATACCTCACGCGACTACGACTAAAGAAAGCATCTTTACTACTAAAAAAATCAGATGCCACCGTAGCCAACATCGTTCCCCAATGTGGCTTTGAGAACGAGAGCGCTTTTATTCGCTTATTCAGAAAAGAATTCAGACTGACACCAATAGCGTACCGTAAGCAGTTTGGGCAGAAGAAGTAA
- a CDS encoding Fic family protein — translation MLGGVVQTARQTIVLVEAIRERMLHYKHTLRQRLPKLYSQDLLNNLFQHPYTKIDFLMADLHVTRLTATRYLDLLSEQGFLHKQKIGLSNYYINQALMKLLVDVGYSLPVGPIPLIQTTSQS, via the coding sequence ATGCTGGGTGGGGTAGTACAAACGGCCCGACAAACCATTGTGCTGGTAGAGGCTATTCGAGAGCGGATGCTGCACTACAAGCACACGCTGCGGCAGCGGTTGCCCAAACTCTACAGTCAGGACTTGCTCAACAACTTGTTTCAGCATCCTTACACCAAGATTGATTTTCTGATGGCAGACTTGCACGTGACGCGCCTGACGGCCACTCGCTATCTGGACTTACTGAGCGAGCAGGGCTTTTTGCATAAACAGAAGATTGGGCTTAGTAATTACTACATCAATCAAGCGTTGATGAAACTATTGGTGGATGTAGGCTATAGCCTACCGGTTGGGCCTATTCCCTTGATTCAGACAACGTCTCAAAGCTAG
- the trpA gene encoding tryptophan synthase subunit alpha, whose protein sequence is MNPLLSTNRLVQLFTQPRPLVSLYITAGYPQLDDTVPLLTHLQASGIDFVEIGLPFSDSLLDGPIVQRSHQVALANGMSLDVLFDQLASMGPSVCLPLVFFGALNPVYQYGFERFCQRCEQVGIAGVLLPELPLSDYQQHYKPYYEQYNLAPVFMIGPGTSQKRLWEIDKEGCGFLYVMSSNSTTGGTKRLAESESYLARLAELGLQTPTAVGINISQRADVELVHRYSQGAIIGSAFIRLLQNGIDQELITQFSAELTSIE, encoded by the coding sequence ATGAACCCGCTTTTGTCAACCAATCGCTTAGTCCAACTCTTTACGCAACCCCGCCCCTTAGTGAGCCTCTATATCACGGCCGGGTATCCCCAGCTGGACGATACGGTTCCCTTATTGACTCACCTGCAAGCCAGCGGCATCGATTTTGTGGAGATCGGCCTGCCCTTTTCGGACTCGCTCTTGGATGGGCCTATCGTTCAACGTAGCCATCAGGTAGCCTTAGCCAATGGCATGAGCCTGGATGTGTTATTCGACCAATTAGCCTCAATGGGTCCCTCGGTCTGCTTGCCTTTGGTGTTTTTTGGGGCGTTGAATCCGGTGTACCAATATGGCTTTGAGCGGTTCTGTCAACGCTGTGAGCAGGTGGGCATTGCGGGTGTTTTATTGCCGGAGCTGCCCTTATCAGATTACCAGCAGCACTATAAACCTTATTATGAACAGTATAATCTAGCCCCTGTTTTTATGATTGGCCCGGGTACGAGTCAGAAGCGGTTGTGGGAAATTGATAAGGAAGGCTGTGGCTTTCTGTATGTGATGTCATCCAATTCGACCACTGGCGGCACTAAGCGTTTGGCTGAGAGCGAATCGTATCTGGCGCGGTTAGCGGAGCTAGGCCTCCAAACGCCCACTGCCGTTGGGATCAATATCAGCCAGCGAGCAGACGTCGAATTGGTTCATCGCTACAGTCAGGGTGCTATTATTGGTTCCGCCTTTATTCGACTCTTGCAGAACGGCATCGATCAGGAATTAATAACTCAGTTTAGTGCGGAGTTAACCTCCATTGAGTAA
- a CDS encoding helix-turn-helix domain-containing protein, producing MGQGIIIARGVFNGAPDSKEVGRAHRDSGHSFFLQEKGLTQIEVDFQLYQVVAPALLYMHPNQVHRLVEFKEATISSWIITNENLLPDYLKLLEELTPVDPLPLQTDALTLLSQTASLCLQLAERKQEKLHYQLLKESCNLLVALVASQYLAQAKPTHNFTRFDGITKAFKSELEREFTTIKSPASYAERLNLSTPYLNECVKTATGQSVSYHIQQRIVLEAKRLLHHSDQSVKEIAAALGYEDYSYFVRLFRKVAGMSPLAFRSKNLD from the coding sequence ATGGGCCAAGGAATTATCATTGCCAGAGGGGTATTCAATGGGGCACCCGATTCTAAGGAAGTAGGGCGAGCGCACCGGGATAGTGGACATTCCTTTTTCTTACAGGAAAAAGGCCTTACTCAGATCGAAGTTGACTTTCAACTCTATCAGGTAGTAGCACCCGCTCTTCTGTACATGCATCCTAATCAAGTGCATCGGTTGGTCGAGTTTAAAGAAGCTACCATCAGCAGTTGGATCATCACCAACGAAAATCTCCTACCAGACTATCTGAAACTATTAGAAGAACTCACCCCAGTCGATCCGCTGCCGCTGCAAACAGACGCACTCACCCTTCTTTCACAAACCGCTTCGCTTTGCCTCCAACTAGCTGAACGAAAGCAGGAGAAACTGCATTACCAGCTCCTGAAAGAAAGCTGCAATCTATTAGTCGCCTTAGTGGCTTCGCAGTATCTGGCCCAGGCTAAACCAACCCACAACTTCACCCGGTTTGACGGGATTACCAAAGCGTTCAAATCCGAACTGGAACGTGAATTTACCACCATTAAAAGTCCAGCCAGCTACGCCGAACGCCTAAACTTATCGACGCCGTATTTGAATGAATGTGTCAAAACAGCGACGGGTCAGTCGGTTTCGTATCACATCCAGCAACGGATCGTCTTAGAAGCCAAGCGCCTGCTTCATCATTCAGATCAATCGGTCAAGGAGATAGCTGCCGCTCTGGGCTATGAGGATTACTCGTATTTTGTCCGGCTGTTTCGTAAAGTGGCGGGTATGAGCCCCCTGGCGTTTCGGAGCAAAAACCTCGATTAG
- a CDS encoding alpha/beta hydrolase — translation MKYVCQFLRKNHGVFIAILGLLAQRVLAQPPDYASRAIQSSKSWVDLDYVGDGIIGHKLDIHLPLSGKAPFPVIICIYGSAWLANNAKGAIFTDGLGQRLLKEGFAVVAINHRSSGDTLFPAQLHDVKAAIRFVRANAATFSVTDQFIGLTGYSSGGHLASLAGTTNHVKTKTIDGIEVDLEGHLGPFTPVSSHVNAVVDWFGPTNFLLMDSCDPRMHHNDPRSPESLLIGGGITQHTSRVELANPITYVSKASPPFLLIHGDKDPLVPFCQSEELANKLKQEGVKSDLIQVSGGRHGPGVLSESYYTKMVSFFTTEWKQVKN, via the coding sequence ATGAAATACGTCTGTCAATTTTTAAGAAAGAATCATGGTGTATTTATCGCTATCTTAGGGCTCCTGGCTCAACGAGTACTCGCTCAGCCACCTGACTATGCTAGTAGGGCAATTCAATCATCGAAATCGTGGGTGGATCTCGATTATGTAGGTGATGGCATCATCGGCCATAAATTGGATATCCATTTACCCCTGAGCGGCAAAGCGCCTTTCCCCGTCATTATTTGCATTTATGGCAGTGCCTGGCTCGCCAATAATGCCAAAGGTGCTATCTTTACGGATGGATTAGGACAACGATTATTGAAAGAAGGGTTTGCCGTGGTCGCCATTAACCACCGGTCGAGTGGCGATACGCTGTTTCCCGCCCAGCTTCACGATGTAAAAGCAGCTATCCGATTTGTTCGCGCCAATGCCGCTACGTTTTCGGTAACCGACCAGTTTATCGGACTGACGGGCTATTCCTCCGGCGGTCATCTGGCTTCGCTGGCGGGCACAACCAATCATGTCAAAACAAAAACCATCGACGGTATTGAGGTCGATTTGGAAGGTCATTTAGGTCCGTTTACCCCTGTCAGCAGTCATGTAAATGCGGTCGTGGATTGGTTTGGTCCGACTAATTTTTTACTAATGGATTCCTGCGACCCCCGGATGCATCATAATGACCCCCGATCGCCCGAATCATTACTCATCGGGGGAGGCATAACCCAGCATACATCAAGGGTTGAACTGGCCAATCCCATCACTTATGTTAGCAAAGCGAGCCCGCCCTTTTTACTAATTCATGGGGATAAGGACCCTCTAGTTCCCTTTTGCCAAAGTGAGGAGTTGGCCAACAAGTTGAAGCAGGAAGGGGTGAAAAGCGACTTGATCCAGGTGTCGGGGGGTAGGCATGGCCCAGGCGTACTGAGTGAGTCTTACTACACGAAGATGGTTTCATTCTTCACTACTGAATGGAAGCAGGTAAAGAACTAA
- a CDS encoding VOC family protein, giving the protein MKSISPNIFVNDLQATITFYTKLGFTITDEVTAAEGEKVFAMMTNGSVTFMFQSFASIEGQHPMVNRADGGSLLLYITVDNIRQYYAYINERVTVLTGLEKTFYGATEFSLCDNNNYRLTFAEHD; this is encoded by the coding sequence ATGAAATCCATCTCGCCAAACATCTTCGTCAATGACTTACAAGCAACCATCACCTTTTACACCAAACTTGGCTTTACAATAACGGATGAAGTGACTGCTGCCGAAGGCGAAAAGGTATTTGCCATGATGACGAACGGAAGTGTCACGTTCATGTTTCAGAGCTTTGCCAGCATTGAAGGCCAGCACCCGATGGTGAATCGTGCCGACGGAGGGTCGCTTTTGTTGTACATCACTGTGGATAACATCCGTCAGTATTATGCCTATATCAACGAACGCGTAACCGTGCTCACCGGTCTGGAGAAAACGTTTTACGGGGCTACTGAATTTTCGCTCTGCGACAACAATAATTACCGGCTAACTTTTGCCGAACATGACTAA
- a CDS encoding sodium:calcium antiporter has product MLDSLSSLTLSIIFVVAAAIVWFAGIRLSDTTDTLSRRFNLGQALGGIIVLAVVTNLPEIAITISAAMSNQLELAIGNILGGVALQTVVLVILDAIGVGKEHTLTSRQTSLTPVLEGLLVMAMLTIVIMGHQLPPQLILARVTPAGCLLLLVWISGVYLIGKARTGLPWQLKGTQPAKPNQQSLSAGASLPTTARSLVIFTLASLATLAGGFALEESGQAIAGRIGMSGVVFGATVLAAATSLPEVATGLASVKLKAYSLAVSDIFGGNAFLPVLFPLAVLISGKAVLPTAHKADIYLTGLAMLLTVVYLMGFVFRPTYQLARMGLDSIVVLVVYAAGMIGLFFIAN; this is encoded by the coding sequence ATGCTTGACTCCCTCTCCTCCTTAACACTATCGATCATCTTCGTGGTTGCCGCGGCTATTGTCTGGTTCGCCGGTATCCGACTCTCTGACACAACGGATACGTTATCCCGACGATTTAACCTGGGCCAAGCACTGGGGGGTATCATCGTGCTGGCAGTGGTGACCAACCTGCCCGAGATTGCTATTACCATCAGCGCAGCCATGAGTAACCAGTTGGAACTGGCTATTGGCAATATTCTGGGCGGTGTCGCCCTGCAGACGGTTGTACTCGTGATTCTGGATGCGATCGGAGTGGGTAAAGAACATACCCTGACCTCCCGGCAGACCTCATTGACACCCGTACTCGAAGGGCTACTGGTGATGGCGATGCTTACCATCGTGATTATGGGCCATCAGCTACCTCCGCAACTGATCCTGGCCCGAGTGACGCCAGCAGGATGTCTGCTGCTACTGGTCTGGATTAGTGGCGTTTACCTGATTGGCAAAGCGCGCACGGGCTTACCCTGGCAACTGAAAGGTACCCAGCCAGCTAAACCCAATCAACAAAGCCTGTCGGCGGGTGCTTCGCTCCCAACGACGGCCCGTAGCCTGGTAATTTTTACCTTAGCCTCGCTGGCCACACTGGCGGGTGGTTTTGCCCTGGAAGAGAGTGGGCAAGCCATTGCCGGCAGGATCGGCATGAGTGGGGTCGTCTTCGGAGCTACGGTGCTGGCAGCGGCTACTTCGCTGCCTGAAGTGGCCACGGGTCTGGCGTCGGTCAAACTAAAAGCCTATTCACTGGCGGTAAGCGATATCTTTGGGGGAAATGCTTTTCTGCCAGTGCTGTTTCCCTTAGCGGTGCTCATTTCGGGCAAGGCTGTTTTACCCACGGCGCATAAAGCGGATATTTACTTGACGGGCTTAGCCATGTTACTGACGGTCGTCTATTTGATGGGCTTTGTATTTCGGCCGACCTATCAGCTAGCTCGGATGGGCCTGGACTCGATTGTGGTGTTAGTGGTGTACGCAGCGGGGATGATTGGTCTGTTTTTTATCGCTAATTGA
- the trpB gene encoding tryptophan synthase subunit beta, whose translation MTYQVNADGFYGPFGGTYVPEVLYPNIEELQAHYRAILSSAGFKQTFQTLLEQYVGRPTPLYEAHRLSKRYNARIFLKREDLCHTGSHKINNTLGQILLAKQLGKKRIIAETGAGSHGVATATICALLDLPCVIYMGEVDMLRQSTNVERMRLLGATVRAAQSGSRTLKEAVNEAFRAWINDPEETYYVLGSVFGPHPYPDMVAQFQSVISQEISWQLPALTHQTFPDYVVACVGGGSNAIGSFYHFLDQPLVQLIAAEAAGQGLDSGQSAAATFLGRPGILHGTKTLFMQTTQGQVVEAHSVSAGLDYPGIGPQLAHLHQQGRVEFKAVTDQQALEAALSVTRLEGLIPALESAHALAALEQLSLQPEQLVVVCLSGRGDKDLTTYFNYQASQSKP comes from the coding sequence ATGACGTATCAGGTTAACGCCGATGGCTTTTATGGCCCCTTTGGCGGCACGTATGTTCCCGAAGTCCTCTACCCCAATATCGAGGAACTTCAAGCCCACTATCGAGCCATCTTAAGTTCGGCTGGCTTTAAACAAACCTTTCAGACCCTCTTGGAGCAGTACGTGGGCCGACCCACCCCCTTGTACGAAGCCCACCGATTATCCAAACGCTATAACGCCCGAATCTTTCTCAAACGCGAGGACCTATGCCATACCGGCTCGCACAAAATCAATAACACGCTGGGCCAAATTCTACTGGCCAAACAGCTGGGCAAAAAACGAATCATTGCCGAAACCGGGGCGGGCTCCCATGGGGTCGCCACGGCCACCATTTGTGCCTTACTCGATTTGCCCTGCGTCATTTACATGGGCGAAGTAGATATGCTCCGACAGTCGACCAACGTAGAGCGGATGCGCTTACTGGGGGCCACCGTGCGGGCCGCTCAATCGGGGAGCCGGACCTTAAAAGAGGCCGTCAATGAGGCCTTTCGAGCCTGGATTAATGACCCTGAGGAGACTTACTATGTGCTGGGATCGGTGTTCGGTCCCCATCCCTATCCGGATATGGTGGCCCAGTTCCAGTCGGTGATTAGCCAGGAAATCAGTTGGCAGCTTCCGGCGTTAACCCACCAAACCTTCCCCGATTATGTGGTCGCTTGCGTGGGCGGGGGCAGTAATGCCATCGGCAGCTTTTATCACTTTCTGGATCAACCCTTGGTGCAGTTAATTGCGGCCGAAGCCGCCGGGCAGGGCCTTGACTCGGGTCAGTCGGCGGCGGCTACGTTTCTGGGTCGGCCGGGCATCTTGCACGGGACCAAAACCTTGTTCATGCAAACGACTCAGGGCCAGGTGGTGGAAGCCCATTCGGTTTCGGCCGGCTTAGATTATCCGGGTATCGGTCCTCAACTGGCTCATTTACACCAGCAGGGCCGCGTCGAGTTTAAAGCCGTTACCGACCAGCAGGCTTTGGAAGCCGCTTTATCGGTAACCCGCTTAGAAGGCCTTATTCCCGCCTTAGAATCGGCGCATGCCCTGGCCGCCTTAGAGCAACTTTCGTTGCAGCCCGAACAACTGGTGGTGGTCTGCCTGTCGGGTCGAGGGGATAAAGACTTAACCACGTATTTTAACTATCAAGCTTCTCAATCAAAGCCATGA